In Balaenoptera acutorostrata chromosome 19, mBalAcu1.1, whole genome shotgun sequence, the following proteins share a genomic window:
- the WFDC1 gene encoding WAP four-disulfide core domain protein 1: MPLTSCRLGSGWRRVSWALCFLLLLLEASSAKNIWKRALHARLAERSRAEEAGGPRQPRADRCPPPPRSLPPGACQAARCQADSECPRHRRCCYNGCAYACLEAVPPPPVLDWLVQPKPRWLGGNGWLLDGPEEALQAEACSTTEDGAEPLLCPSGYECHILSPGDLAEGIPNSGQCVKQRRPADGRFLRHKFYKEYPEGASKNVAEHGKGQQKHFQ; encoded by the exons ATGCCTTTGACCAGCTGCAGGTTGGGCAGCGGCTGGAGGAGGGTCAGCtgggctctgtgcttcctgctgctgcttctcGAAGCCAGTTCTGCCAAGAATATCTGGAAACGGGCGTTGCACGCGAGGCTGGCGGAGAGGTCCCGT GCCGAGGAGGCAGGAGGCCCCCGACAGCCCCGCGCCGACCGTTGCCCGCCGCCCCCGCGCTCGCTGCCCCCCGGCGCCTGCCAGGCGGCGCGCTGCCAGGCTGACTCTGAGTGCCCGCGGCACCGGCGCTGCTGCTACAACGGCTGCGCCTACGCCTGCCTGGAGGCCGTGCCGCCCCCGCCAG TTTTAGACTGGCTAGTGCAGCCGAAACCTCGATGGCTTGGGGGCAACGGCTGGCTCCTAGACGGCCCTGAGGAGGCATTGCAAG CAGAGGCCTGCAGCACCACAGAGGACGGGGCCGAGCCACTCCTCTGCCCCTCAGGCTATGAGTGCCACATCCTGAGCCCGGGTGACCTGGCTGAGGGCATCCCCAACAGCGGGCAGTGTGTCAAGCAGCGCCGGCCGGCAG ATGGGCGATTCTTACGACACAAATTTTACAAAGAATATCCAG AGGGTGCCTCCAAAAATGTGGCAGAACACGGGAAAGGACAGCAGAAGCACTTTCAATAA